The DNA sequence TTAATGCAGAAGCACAAGTGAAATTATCCGGGCACACACCAATCTTCAGCATCCTGTCAAAGATTCCCCAAGCCTCCTCCCAACTCAATATCTTAACATACCCTGCAATGACTGCATTCCAAGTAACTACACTGGTTCCCTCAATCTCATCCAATGAAGTGACTGCATCATCCATCCAACCAAACCTAGCATACCCATCAACCAGCGCCCCGCCCACGAAGAAATTACAATTCAAGCCTGCCTTAACAACCGAACTCTGCAGCTGCCGAACCCCACCCATGTCTTCCATGGCAATGCACGCCTTGATCACACTTGGAAACGTAAACTTATCTGAAAAATTCCCTGAACCTCGCATTCTACCATACAACCTCAACACTTCCATATAATCATCGACACGTGCATACGCAAGGATCATGGTATTCCAAGCCGTCAAGTTTCGTTCAGGCATTTCTTCAAACAGTTTCCGCGCGTAACACAAATCATCTAAACACCCACTTCTAGCATAAAGCATAAGAATTTTAGTCATTAAATAGGCATCTGGGTTATACCCATTAGAGATCATCTGGGTATGGATTGATTTTCCGCGCTGGAACGAGTTGGAATCAATGCAGTCCTGGATGAGGGAAGAGTAAGGTAATGGGTTGACGTCGGAGGCGGGTTTAGTGTGAATTGAACTGGGTTTTGGAGAATCTGGGCCattgaatttgagtttgatGGTGGTGGTAGTATGGCCGAAATGGGCTGAGAAGGACTTGGAGTTGGGGTTCGGAAGGAGAAAGAAATGGCGGGAATAGTGACAGTTAAAGTGGTTGAGAGATGGTTGAAAGAGGTAGTTAATGGATAGGttcatgtttgtttgttttaagaCATTCGACTAAATGGAAGGTGGCGCGTTGTATTGGGACTCCTCTGATCTACCCATCAATATCTTACATTTTGGGCCATGATCCTGTGAGAAATGATTTAACACATGATTTTACAGGGTTTTGATGGATACCCCCCAAAAAGCTCAATATGTATTCAATTGAATATTAAGCATGTAAATTCAACCAATACCAATCTAAAAATATTAGACTTGCCTCTTTTAAAAGATGAACATCATATACGCTCACTGattgaacataaaaaaatacaGTGACAAGTGCAGGCAGACCTTTCAAAATAACACATCTTACACCTAAtacactttctttttcttctttttatccaAAAGCTCTCAAATTAGTAAAAAAACTTCGCactatttttgcatttttattattttatatactacCAAACAATTTAAAGTGAAACAAGGAAAAAGGCTTAAGGCTAAAGCAAGTGCAGTAAGAAATTGTTCAAAGAGATTTTAGAATGCAACACTCTTTTCTACACAAGCATTTCCTCCCCTAAAGAAGCAATTGCAATTGGGAAAAGTGTGTTTCTATGCACtcgaatgaaaaaaaatcataaaataaaaacttaagtttataaaatacaaatttcaagtaattataaaaaaaaaaaaattaacattttatgCACTTTTTGATTACTACGTTTAACCAAAATGAATGCATAAAACTTAAATTACTTTTAGAGAAGtcctattttataattattttcatatgagTGTATGAAAACTCCTTAGAAATGCAGTAATCTCCATGACTCAATCCCCAAATATGAGCTCCTCAGAATAAGGCAAAATGGCAAAATGCACTTAcattcaaaggaaaaaaaaggaaaagaaaaaatcaaacagTTTGGTTCCAACCACATATTGCATTTATACAGGCCATCAGCGCCAAAAGATGGTTAAAACAAAAGCGGGATTCATGCAGTGTAgaattccaaaagaaaaaaataagctGTAATATGGCCAGGAGCTGAATAACCGAAAATATTACTTCCTTGTTCCATAACATGGAACAAGGGTGCAGGTATACAATTTGCAACCTACTTCACTTTTTTCTTCATCGGCTTACGTTTCTGACTCTTTTCCACTTTCTTCTTGGTTGTCTTCTCCACCTTGGTTTGCTTATTCTTGGTCACCCTCTTTGCCTTCTTTTGATCACCATCCTtgtcttcatcatcatcatcatcatcatcattgttGTCATTGTTGTTATCATCACTATCATTGTCGCTTTCCTCAACCCTCCTTTTTGCTGGGGGCTTTTTACCTCCACCTTTGGGATTCTGCCCTTTCTTTGATTTAGCACTTTTAGTGTTTTTCTCTTCCTCACTGGCGGGTTCATCAAgagcatcatcatcatcatcatcatcatcttcatcattctcttccttttttctcatgggtgtttgttttcttggtttAACAGATGCTTTTGCAGCTTGAGTTCCACTTAGCTTTTGCAGCTCTGGAACATAGGCTGTTGTCTAAGACCAAAAACACAGGCTGTTTGAAGCAACTACTTCATATAACAGTTTGAATCACATAAGAGACTGCATTTTTAGAAAGACATACCCTGCCACCGGCACTGATGAAATCAATTTTCTTCCCTGACATCAGATGAAAACCTGTTAGCTTTTTATATGGGTCAATTTATGACATCTAAAGAGAGATAGGAGGATTGGGCTTAGGagaaaaatatagaagataAGATCTGCTAATCCATGGCTCATGAATCCTACTGCTTATTTTTATCTATCATACATACTTGcatggaattttggaaaccACAAGCAACAAGAGGatctttgtgtgtgtgtgtgtgtgtgtgtgagagagagagagagagagagagagagagaggccaCTGTTCACTGGAAGGTAAAAGTCTCCAGAGCAAATGTGCGGCTTTGACTCTTGAGAATAGACACAAAGCAAAAAGCTGGAGGTCCAGCTGTAGCCAACAAACTTATAGGTTGTTGCTAGCTGAGATAGAGAGTATAGAGGTAAAACTCTCAAGTGTACATATGCAGGCTCAACTCCTGAGAATGGACAGTTTGTGGAAAATGCTAGAGGTTAAGCCGCCTCCAACTCACTTCTCCTGAGATATATGTTATCAGTACTACACAAATGGGACGAACCATAGTCTTTGCCCCTGGGTGCTTATAAATCATGTCCACTTTctctattttccattttatattACAACCAATTCTGTTAATCCCTGCACTTAGCCGTCTCTCCTTGTTCACCTTTCGTAACATAcccattttcttccttgcaacCTTACCATTGACCAATCCACCACCATTTCTCATTCCTAACTTCCCCAAACTATGCATCTATATTTCTGCATGATTATATGGTACTAAGGGCTGCACCTAGAACCTTCTGAGATGAATAAAAAACTCATGGTCATAGCTAGAACCAGATTCACTGAATGTCTGAAAACATGCGGATGatcttttttatgaaaaatgaggAAACCAGATGGGTAGCAGGATATATTGTGGATGCTTCAAATTTCACATTGGTCTCAAGATATCTCCAAACTAGCAGGCAAAAATCCACTCAAAACAACTGAAAAGGTATTCAAAATCATGCAACTAATAGCTGGCATCAAAGTGCATGCTGCAATGTGCAAGCCACTTTGTTCGAGTTTGCTGTGATCATTTCATCAAGGAAAATTGCATCAAGTTAATGAGCGGATAGCGATCTCCATCTTCAACAAAAATACATGAGAAATATCACAGATGGCATGATATATTCCTATCATGTTTGATGTTTCACACATCAACTCAGGCATGGCaactaatattaatttgaagTAAAAACAGATGAATCAAATGTTATGTTGTACAGGACTATCACATGAGGTCAGGAGCCAAACCATCGACAAAAGCCTTGCCAGGCTTCTTTTCGCGGGAATGGAAAATCCAATTACTAGGAAACTGACTACTATCTGCCCCAACTTCCATTGCTTTCTCAATGACCTGTAAAATCAATTGCTTTTGTTAAAATGATCACAAGTATAGTAACCATCTTACCATTTACTTTTCCAGGCTTTTTTCCCCAGCGAAAATGAAACAACCATTCAAGTGGAAATAAGCTGCATTCAGCATCAACTTCAACAGCATATTGAATAACCTACAAGTATTTTCCTCTATACTTTCCATAAAGCatgttatttttaacaaaacagAAGTTCAAGTCCCACAAGCAAATAGTCCATATAGAAAGAAACTCGCCTACCTGTTTGATGCACTGATGCAAAGTTTCACAGCTTTCTCTGGTTAAGCTAGAAGCTACTTGCAATGGATGAATTCTTGCCTGCAGGGATGGAAATAACCATTAGTTACTCCATCATTGAACATAGACAAGATCACCGATATGAAGCTCCAGAATCGATAATGATGTCAAACCTAAAATCTAGATTCACTTGAAACAGCATCCAATGAAGCAGAAATTTTTAGGTTGAAAGGAAAAgctgaaagaaaaaatgcaacCTAAAACCCAACTAATTTGGGCCAGCATGGCCAAATTATCTATTATAACAAATGCCTATAACTTATTTTCTTACTGCACTGTTTTTGCCTTCATCTTATACTTGTAACGTGACTAACGTCTTCATCCTGAAACAACCCAATCCTTACAGGTGCAGTAGTTGGTCTCTGTTTGACATGACTGAACTATCCAAAAAGAGTTCCCCTTCATAATGTCCTCAGTTGATGCTAATTCCTGCTTTCCAAAAATGCATCCACTTCTAATTCTACCTTTTCTTGTATTCTCTTTGAACTTTCCTAATAATATCTCAAATTCAGATATCCTAACCTTCCCCCTCATGCCCCctgcatgaaaagaaaaattgaaaagaaaatattataccAAATTGAGACTCTCACAAAGCTTCCCATCTCTATGGCATAAAACCCTGCAGATCCAATCCTCGTTCTAGGTAGCATCAAGCTAATCAAATACTAAAAGAGATCAAAACAGCTAACTCCAGCAATTTATGATCCATCCCTCATCTTTCTCAAAGTTTgatgaaaaggagaaaaaggtacagattttttttatttttgaataggCAAACAAAAAGATACAGAAATATGCACAGAGTTCTTTATAGAATAGAGATTCCACTAGGGAGTTGCCTTTGTCCATATGCAAATATCATCCTACAGTTCTAAaccataaaaaatgttaaaggataagtttgagaaaaaaaaagtagactGACATGGTAAAGCACTTCATCAGCTAACCAATTGCCAATGCCTGCAATATAACTCTGCAAAGTTGAAGCCAATTACAATGTTAATTTTTACACCAACGACAAGCAAATAGCGTTTGAAACAGTATTTGAATATAGAGTTAGATATTTATGATGACTACATATAGTTCATACTGCAAGGCAATCTAGAAATTAACTTCAAAAACCCGAAACACTTTTTAGTACACTAATGAGGTAAATGGCATTGGAAGGAAACATAAagtaatataatataatcaGCATCTTAAGCCACATCCATTCCTTGAACTAAGGCAAGTAATGATGGAGGGTATCTTACAGGATCTACAgtacttccttttcttttttggtttatcATGAATCCCCAAGACTTTTGAGTACTCTTTTAACAGGTGACAACAAATAAGCCAGTCACTATGTATATGAATGCTCCTTTTACAAGTAGTGGTAAACAAGTCTTTCCACCAAAAAGTTTAAAGGCGATCAACAGTGGCAGTTCGACTTCAATAAGTTGTGAGATTCTAATAATGCAATTTATTACCCTTCAAGGGAAGTCTCCTAGAATTTTGCTTGTTCTTTTACTATTGCAGTGTGAGTAGAAATACATAACTGAACTTAAGTAAAAGCACATCATAATTAATTGGGGTGGGGTACAAATTCAAAATAACCTATTTAACCTTTATCAAGGGAGAAAATTTTCCTGTTACTTAACATTTATTATTCTCACTGCCTCAACATACATGATATATCCTTTGGGGCCTTCCTCTGGTCACTGTAGAGCCTTCATCTTGGACCATTTTTCTGTTAGTTAATATTGACTCTTGTCATTACCTTTACACAGATGGATACATCCTTTTGGGCTTTGCCCTTGTTGGTCTAGAGCCTTCATCTCAGATCACAGTGTTCGTCAACTATGTACCACAGCTACTTTCAAATAGGACCTTATTCAATCAAACACAACAGTTGCTGGTATGCCAGAATACATGTCAGACACTTCCCTGACATGACctagaaattttaaaacaaatttctttaCATTGCACAAATGGCTGAAAAAGCTCAAACAAGCAAGTGAAACATCATTACATAGAGATAGACAGACATTCATTACAAACATGTAGTCAGAGAGTCATTGTGATTTGCGAAAAGCTCAGACACTATATTTGTGTTCTGCTGTGTCATGTCCATGTCCCACGTTTTTGTCCATGTAAAATAGTTgcaaattatcaaataaaaagcCTTTATTCTTTGAggtatatttttttctctctctacttctctctctctcttttttttttctctcttgttctttttttattttttggtgggGTGGAGGGGAAGGGAATGCTTGGGTTGGGATTATATGAATCAAACAAGGTAACTTAGGCCCTTGGTCTTTTTGCCAAGAAAACATATGAACAACTTCTATTGCTATTAGCTTGATGATGGAGaggaattttattaatttcaaaaaataatatgaaaaattcttACTCTAATAAAACTTCATCACTAAATAATAAGAACTCTAAAATAAATAACGACATAAAAACATTATCACTTCCTGTATTTATGCCTAACATAAGTGCGTCATTTAACATCTTTATCTGTATCATTTACCCACAATTGAAAAAAACTCTACTCTAGTCAGTTATGTTGCAAATATTGCTCCAAAAGATCAAGATCAAGTTGATGGAACTCAATGACAATAATTCAATTATCATCAATAGAATGATGACCCTCCCATCGAACAAGGAGGCATTGACAACCCCCAGATGGAGAAATAACATACTGATATGCCAATACATCGACAATTACATCGGTTGGCACCAATGAAGTAGGAGCATGATGAACTGAATTACAGGATTGCCctataaaaacagaaaaaggcaAAACTAGGGGCTTGAATATGCCTTGGTAAGGAAATAGATCTGCCACTTTGAAAATTGGGCTTCTATTTATACATGATGGCAAATCAAGCAAATATGCATTAGATCTAAGCCTTCTAATGATAGGGAATGGGCTAAGCGGGTGGGCATGAAGTTTCTTGGTCAAATTTATAGGGTAATGTTCAGGACAAATATGAACTAGAGCATAATCACCCTCTTTGAACTCTTTATACTTGTGATATGCTGCATATGCATCAGTAGTAAGTTTATAATCTGCATTATTGAAAGCAATTTTCTATCATATCTCGGCATGTAAGTCACACATACGGTCATCAAAGGCCTAGGTGGAATAAGAAGGACAATAATCAGTATACAAAGGAACAAGATTAATGGGATGGCATGGTGAAGAATCATGTAATCCcacaattttattcaaaaacaaCTTTGACACATGGGAAATATCAGTAGCGCTCTTGGAACATTAGACAAAATGAACATCTTAAAATATCCGTCCACAACTACCAAAATGGAATCATGACTTCTAGTAGTCCTGGGACAAAGTCCATGTTAAGATGACACCAAGGTGTATGTGGCACACGTGGTGGAGTGTACAAACCTTTGTTTTGCTTCTTAGCCTTACCTAACTGACAGGTACGAAATTGGGCTACTATTCTAGCACATCCATTTTCAATGAAGGCCAATAAAACCTATCTTCAACTAGAGCTATGGACTAATCCTTACCAAAATCTCAAACTAGGCCCCCAATGGATAGTTTCTAACTAAGAACTCTCCAAGTGAAATACGAGTAATGcacaattttgaaaagataaccATCTCAAAGAAAAAAGTTGACATGATTTCTATTGTGGCTATCTAAGAGGTCCTTAAAAATAGGTATCAAAATTTGGACAAGTGGGGTTACCCATCCTTAATTTGTTCAAAATTCACTACTTTATTACTTAGAGTGGAGGATAGTGACAACACGGCTAAGGGCCTCAGCGACCTTATTTTCTATACTAGAACAATGTTTGAGAATGAATGTGTAGTCTTGAATGAAATCAACCCACTCAACATGTCTTTCACTCAACATATGTTAGGAACTAAGGTATCTAAGGGCTTGATGGTCAAAATAAAGGATAAACTCCTTTGGTAACATATGGTATCGTCAATGATGAAGAAACTGCACCACGACATCAAACTCCTTGTCATACGTAGAATACTATTGTTTTACCTCATTAAGTTTCTCACTAAAGTAGGCAACCTTATTTTCTGTCCTAGAACGATGTTTGAGAATGAGAGTGTAGTCTTGGAGGAATTCAACCCACTCAACATGTCTTTTACTCAAATTATGTTAGGAATTAAGGAATCTAAGGGCTTGATGGTCAGAATAAAAGATAAACTCCTCTGGTGACAAATAGTATCGCCAATGATGAAGAAACTGCACCACAACATAAAACTCCTTATCATATGTAGAATACTATTGTTTTGCCTCATTAAGTTTCTCACTAGAGTAGGCTAAAAGAGGACCATCTTGACTTAAAACATCATATGCCTACCGAGAAGCATGACAAACTATGCCAAAAACTAAAAGATCACAATGTTACAAAACATGAGTCTCAATCATCTTCTGTTTAATCGCAAAGAAAGCATTATGGGTTGCATAATCAAAGAGGGGGATTATTTTATGGTTTGCATTTGTCTTGAGCAATACCCTAAAAATTCTATCAAGAAATTCCTTGCCCACTCACTTGGCCCATTCCTTATCCTCAAAGGCTTGGATCTAATACATATTTGCTTGATTTGTCATTGCACATAACTATAAGTCCAATTCTCAATATGgcaaatttatttccttttcaagGTATATTTGAGCCTTcaattttgctttcttttgtttccaCAGGGCAATCCTCTTGATGCCTTGTGCTCCTTCTACTTCATTGCCTTCAACTAATGTAATTGTGGATGTATCAACAGATCAATATGTTATTTCTCCATTTGGAGATGGTTAATGCTTCCTTGTTCAATGAAAAGATCATCCTTCTATTGATGATACTTGGATTACTAATGAGGAATTTCGTCAACTTGATCCTGATCTTTTAGAGCAATATCTACAACATAACACACCAAAGTCAAGTTATTTTCAATTGTGGGGAAATGATTGAGATATAGATATTAAATTACCCACTTATGTTAGACGTAGATATAAGAagtaatgatatttttattttgttatttattttaaggttaATATTATTTAGTGACAATAAAAAGATCGTGGGGTTAAGGTGTCAAAGGGAGGGCAAAAATCCATGTCCTCTTCGCGTCTTGAGAAGGAAATTCGAAGGCTCGAGTACTCAATCAATTACAATAGTGATCCATCCACAATAAAAAGATTGGGGAGGGAGGTGGGGACTTAGCGATAGGGGTCTCTGTAGGCCACTGGTGGTAAATTTGTTCTACTAGGGGTTCTTTGTTTGTTTCGGGAAGggttttattctcttttttggtttttgctaAGGGGATTCCAGCCCTTCAGGGAGCTGGGTGTTAGTGGGAAGGTGGGTTTGAatctttctcttctcttttcttgCTTGCCTCTGGGCCATATTTGTATACCCCGTGTGTACTTTGTTGCGCCTTTAATATATTAAGcttatttacctataaatatatatatatatatatatatatatatatatatatattatttagtgacaaattttttattagagttagaattttttatattgttattagaattattttcctaCTCAAGTTAGGATTGTCTATCTATATATAAGTCTAAtgacattaaatattttacacttttgattaataatatttataattatttacaatttctcttttcaatttctattcCTCTCCTCTATATTTgcttctctctactattttacATTAATCACTTATCACATGTACCTACATAATTTCTTAAAACCATTCTAATTTTACGTTTCTCCATATGAAAGTTTGAAGTCGACAACCATATTTGCTCAACCTTTTCCGCTCCGTAGAGATGAAACAAAGCATAATCTTAGGAAGCACCCAACAATAATATGATAGAGCTTAGTGGTCTTTTCTTTTGTTGGTCTTTTGGTTCTTCCCCTTTCTACATGTTAATTGTTATGTAGCATATGTGCCAAGTTGTGCCTCACTTTTGATGCCTTCGATATACTGGTTttactattcaaccaaaaaccaaaaaaagaaaaaaaaaagaaaaagaaaaagaaaaaagaaaaaggtttgtTGGCTTATTTTTCTGATGTTAAATATGCAGCATGTGTGTCTGTGCCCTCTCTTTAtgtctaaataaataaacaagtcTTTCAAGAAATTAACTACCAAGATTTCCATCCAAATTCATTGATCATAGATGCCCATTTGCCAAAATCTCATAATATAATGGAGATCTAATGTAAATAGAAGTTAatccacaataaaaaaaaaaacacacaacaTTATCACATGATAAAACATGATATTAAAGCACAAAATGCTGGTGCATCAacattcactttttttttaaaaaaaaaatggtcaagAAATAATTGGGACTATTAATCCAAGCATATATTTTTTGAGCTGCCATCTCTTAAATTAGACGGATCAACACCCTATCAACCACATTGGAGGATGTCTAAATCATTATAGAGTAAGGATAGAAATGAGAAAATTAGCTTTAACCTGATCAAGTAGTAAAGCCTTAATTGCAATCTTCTTCTTGCTCAAGGATTTGATAAATTCATCTATTGTCATTGGCTCCAATAGGGCATCCGGGCCAAGCTCTGATATTGGGGGCACAGAAGCTGGCTGTACCAACAAAATTGTTGTGACAAAATAAATTAGGGACATATAATTTGGagtacaaaaatatgaaaatttgtgtAAATAGACAAAAGATATTGCAGTACATCTTCGAGCAAGCGAACTTTAGCAAATCGCCTTTTATCTGTGAAAGATAGCTCCAAACCATCATCTAGCTGTAGAATTGAACATGCAATTTCGTTATAATCATTGataaatagacaaaaaaaaaaaaaaagatatatccGTTCATTATTGTCCCTTCCTATGTGTGGGGTACTGTATTGACATAGCTAGGGAAAAAAAGCAAGATTTCATTGAGACAAAGTTGATAATACACGACCCATAGATCATGTGCGGATGCTCCATAAATGCCATATTTGTGAACGAAACACATTCAGAAGCCCACCACCTAGTTACAAATTTCACTAAGAAAATAACCAAGAGTGTATGAATCCATATGCTCTATGAGACCTTATATTTggatcttttatttttataaattgggCTTTCCTACTTGCAGTTTtagagaaaatgggttttgaccAAAAGTTGATCGGTTGGGATACAATTCGGTACTCAATCCTCATGAATGGTACTCCTATTAGCTTCTTTAAAAGTTCTAGGGATTTTGAAGTGCAGGGATGctctttctctttatttattcaatGTGGTGATGGAGGCTCTTAGTTGTCTTCTAAAGAGAGTGAGTGAGGGAGGGAGGTTTTCTTTGTGGGTTCTACAAGGAAAATCAATAAAGAGGGGTGCTGAACATAGGGTGGTGTGAATGGTCTAAAAGAGTAGCAATTTCTCAATTAAATCCTATTAATTTTGGATGGAGCATGAGAGATTAGACCTTTTCCAACGGATGTTATTTGAAATCCATGATTCAAATATAAGTGAGTTGTTTTTCCTAGGAAGCAATTTGGAAAGAAATTTTGACCATGGATAAGTTGAAGAGAGGATGGGCCTTGGTGAAAAATTCCTTATCCACAAGATTGTACAATCATACATATTGTACTCCACAACTTAAACATGTACAAATTGCCATAACCTTCTATCCAAAGGCAAAATTGAGTTAAAACCCTTTTCATGACAAACACAATTCAAAGAATAAACTATATAAACTTTGTCGCATAACAAAGTTCTTAAACTTCTATTCAAATGCCATATCCATGGATTGCACTCAACAACAATAATTCGGTTGCAGATGCGTCAGAACCCCAAATTATGCTTGAGCATTGAAGAGAAATGCCATGTTCCTCTGAAACTTCAGTTAACTAATTTGACTCCATCAAATATAACAAAGCCAAAAAGgaaatttcatttgaaagaaCAGATCCACATTATGCTGACAATATAGCATTAACATTCTCTACCAGCAAATTACATGGATAACTAATTTAAGGATACTTTGATAACTCAAACCTTGAAAAGTAAGACACTGCTATGGTGGGGACACAAcattaaatgaacaaaataaaacataaatttttctCATAATCACATTATCTacaacaaattaattttcaatttattaatttaaactagATAATAATAGAATAAGCTTCTTACTAAATTTATCACCGAGTCTCAATTATCATTCTATGAGAGCTAATAAAAGAGAATGTTGCACATACACTGACAAGCAAAGTCAAAAGGCATGCACACGTTGTATAAGTCAAGAAGTAATAAGATGAACCAATGAAAAACATGTTAATTAACCATTATTGTTTATAATACAAGAAACTATatctataaattaatatttcctTTTGCTCCATTGCCGACAACTAAAAGACcaattcaaatataagaaattattattattttctatagtaTATGATAAAAGCTTGGATACACTTTTGTTATGACtgttttttaacattattttctttaaatgactgtttttcaaccttattttctttagatatttacTAAACTGTTATTCCTCTTAAAGCATTGTTCATTGATTGAcccattaagaatgacattccTATAATTTCACCCCAACTCTAACCCCTTTTCCTACAAAAAATAAAGCTGCTTTTTTGGGAATACAGAAGCATAGGCATTGGTGTAGGTGAAGTTGTAGAGGCCAGACAAGGAGATTGATGGAAGTGGTGGAAGCAGGCACCACGAGGGTTTTGGGGTTGAAGAGGAAGGGGTTGGTGATGGCTAGGTCTTGAGGGAAGAGGTAGAGGAGTGGGGATTGGTGGTTGTTTTGGCGGAGGAAGATTAGGGCTTTGGAAGCGGGCACCGCACTAGGGATTTGGGGCTAAAGAGAAAAGAGTTGGTGATGGCAAGGTCTTGAGGGAATAGGTAGAGGAGTTGGGataggtggtttttttttttttatcaaaaacaaaacaaatatattaaataagaaaagaaacatgagaaggatgaggaatcttccccatgattttttttttttttgataagtaaaagtaATTGTATTAAGAAAGCCTGAAGTACACCTGAAAGTATACACGAAGTATACAAGGCAACAAGGccaaagggagaagaaaaaagcaaaaaaatcccTTACTTACAACCCAATCAATCAATGAAATCGAAAATGGACCATGAAGTACAGTCTACATGCACCCTAACCCAATCCGAaaacatgtacaaaaaaaaCCGTAAAATAGCTTAA is a window from the Vitis riparia cultivar Riparia Gloire de Montpellier isolate 1030 chromosome 9, EGFV_Vit.rip_1.0, whole genome shotgun sequence genome containing:
- the LOC117922115 gene encoding formamidopyrimidine-DNA glycosylase-like isoform X3, whose amino-acid sequence is MPELPEVEAARRAVEEHCVGKKITKAVIANDSKVIDGVSPSDFEASLLGKTIVSAHRKGKNMWLQLDSPPFPSFQFGMAGAVYIKGVAVTKYKRSAVKDTDEWPSKYSKLFIELDDGLELSFTDKRRFAKVRLLEDPASVPPISELGPDALLEPMTIDEFIKSLSKKKIAIKALLLDQSYIAGIGNWLADEVLYHARIHPLQVASSLTRESCETLHQCIKQVIQYAVEVDAECSLFPLEWLFHFRWGKKPGKVNGKMVTILVIILTKAIDFTGH
- the LOC117922115 gene encoding formamidopyrimidine-DNA glycosylase-like isoform X1, which gives rise to MPELPEVEAARRAVEEHCVGKKITKAVIANDSKVIDGVSPSDFEASLLGKTIVSAHRKGKNMWLQLDSPPFPSFQFGMAGAVYIKGVAVTKYKRSAVKDTDEWPSKYSKLFIELDDGLELSFTDKRRFAKVRLLEDPASVPPISELGPDALLEPMTIDEFIKSLSKKKIAIKALLLDQSYIAGIGNWLADEVLYHARIHPLQVASSLTRESCETLHQCIKQVIEKAMEVGADSSQFPSNWIFHSREKKPGKAFVDGKKIDFISAGGRTTAYVPELQKLSGTQAAKASVKPRKQTPMRKKEENDEDDDDDDDDALDEPASEEEKNTKSAKSKKGQNPKGGGKKPPAKRRVEESDNDSDDNNNDNNDDDDDDDEDKDGDQKKAKRVTKNKQTKVEKTTKKKVEKSQKRKPMKKKVK
- the LOC117922115 gene encoding formamidopyrimidine-DNA glycosylase-like isoform X2, giving the protein MPELPEVEAARRAVEEHCVGKKITKAVIANDSKVIDGVSPSDFEASLLGKTIVSAHRKGKNMWLQLDSPPFPSFQFGMAGAVYIKGVAVTKYKRSAVKDTDEWPSKYSKLFIELDDGLELSFTDKRRFAKVRLLEDPASVPPISELGPDALLEPMTIDEFIKSLSKKKIAIKALLLDQSYIAGIGNWLADEVLYHARIHPLQVASSLTRESCETLHQCIKQVIQYAVEVDAECSLFPLEWLFHFRWGKKPGKVNGKKIDFISAGGRTTAYVPELQKLSGTQAAKASVKPRKQTPMRKKEENDEDDDDDDDDALDEPASEEEKNTKSAKSKKGQNPKGGGKKPPAKRRVEESDNDSDDNNNDNNDDDDDDDEDKDGDQKKAKRVTKNKQTKVEKTTKKKVEKSQKRKPMKKKVK